A single Haloglycomyces albus DSM 45210 DNA region contains:
- a CDS encoding MFS transporter, translating to MSTDEQTETHSPWTDRRFQIFGIGNLLKNIGNATYSVTMPLLAYDLTESLAVMSVFALLLPLFSLLGPFVGVIVDNRNASTVSLFGALGAMAGAIGLLVIVIIEPAPLVLWILACALIGQAANEFYRTGWIAGVPRLFPEFPGRARAALSSLFIASTMIGPLVVALLVVPIGYDGLLTIHAVSCLAPIVVWLSGTRVRDNDQPSSRRRIRFWADLHDGWQVVRNEKRVLLLNICLLPLLLGTGAGMGTFMVWFLRDVWLLSDSHTSYIQTGVQVAALLGSFIVAALS from the coding sequence ATGTCGACCGATGAACAAACCGAAACGCATTCGCCGTGGACCGACCGGCGATTTCAAATCTTCGGGATCGGCAACCTCCTCAAGAACATCGGCAACGCCACGTATTCGGTCACCATGCCGCTCTTGGCGTACGACCTCACCGAGTCTTTGGCGGTCATGTCCGTATTCGCGTTGTTGCTCCCATTGTTTTCCTTGCTAGGACCGTTCGTCGGGGTCATTGTTGATAATCGGAACGCGTCCACAGTCAGTCTGTTTGGGGCACTGGGCGCTATGGCCGGCGCCATCGGCCTGCTGGTAATCGTCATTATTGAGCCCGCTCCCCTCGTCCTTTGGATATTGGCGTGTGCCCTCATCGGGCAGGCGGCGAACGAGTTCTATAGGACCGGATGGATCGCCGGCGTACCCCGTTTGTTCCCTGAATTTCCAGGACGGGCTCGAGCTGCGTTGAGCAGTCTGTTTATCGCCTCTACCATGATCGGCCCTCTGGTCGTGGCCCTGCTGGTCGTTCCCATCGGGTACGACGGCCTTCTGACGATCCACGCAGTCTCGTGTCTGGCACCGATCGTTGTGTGGTTGAGCGGCACGAGGGTTCGTGACAATGATCAACCGTCCTCGCGCCGCCGTATTCGTTTCTGGGCAGATCTCCATGATGGATGGCAAGTCGTCCGAAACGAAAAACGAGTTCTCCTCCTCAATATCTGCCTGCTTCCACTGCTTTTGGGCACTGGAGCCGGGATGGGAACGTTTATGGTCTGGTTCCTACGGGACGTCTGGCTTCTCTCGGACAGTCATACGAGTTACATTCAAACCGGAGTTCAGGTCGCCGCGTTGTTGGGAAGCTTTATCGTTGCGGCCCTTTCGTGA
- a CDS encoding transposase, translating into MPIKPPQAGNRKYLRKRGITGVIPEKRNQIAARQKKGSAGGRPPALDIGVYKEHNNVERLFNRLKRFRAVATRYDKLMVRYMATVQVAIILDFQP; encoded by the coding sequence GTGCCGATAAAGCCTCCACAGGCGGGAAACAGGAAGTATCTGCGGAAACGCGGAATCACAGGGGTGATTCCGGAGAAACGCAATCAGATTGCAGCGCGACAGAAGAAGGGAAGCGCTGGTGGTCGGCCACCAGCGCTGGATATCGGTGTGTATAAGGAACACAATAACGTAGAACGCCTATTCAACAGATTGAAACGGTTCCGGGCGGTCGCGACGCGGTACGACAAACTCATGGTCCGCTACATGGCCACCGTGCAGGTAGCGATAATCCTCGATTTTCAACCATAA
- a CDS encoding enoyl-CoA hydratase/isomerase family protein: MEPFAPGPLGTDEVLYARMGAVGRIRLNRPQALNALTHPIINSIRQQLDVWADDPTINTVAIEGAGDRGLCAGGDIRAMRDTILNDPEHAARFWADEYRLNLAISEFPKPYVAFMDGITMGGGIGVSTHGSFRIATDRSRIAMPETKIGFSPDVGAMYRLARTPGELGTYLALTGNTIDGSDAVYCGLADVVVSHTDIDDIRDQLAAGTDPDNLNLTPLTLGSSLADKRDWIDACFTGDDPVAIIDALRHDTREEARDTADLLEARSPLSVAVALEAIRRAANLTLAEVLDQDTMLARNSVGNPDFVEGVRALLIDRDNDPKWQHDSINDVTYDDVKRMFVSG; this comes from the coding sequence ATGGAGCCATTCGCACCGGGACCCCTGGGAACCGATGAAGTTCTATACGCCCGGATGGGAGCGGTCGGGCGTATACGCCTCAACCGCCCACAAGCATTGAACGCACTGACCCACCCCATCATCAATTCCATCCGGCAACAGCTCGACGTCTGGGCCGACGACCCCACGATAAACACGGTCGCCATTGAAGGAGCCGGAGATCGTGGTCTCTGCGCCGGAGGTGACATCAGAGCCATGCGCGACACCATCCTCAACGACCCCGAACACGCCGCACGATTCTGGGCGGACGAATACCGCCTCAACCTCGCGATTTCCGAATTCCCCAAACCGTACGTCGCCTTCATGGACGGGATCACCATGGGAGGAGGCATCGGAGTGTCCACCCACGGTTCGTTCCGCATCGCCACCGACCGTTCCCGCATCGCCATGCCGGAGACCAAAATCGGCTTCTCCCCCGACGTCGGGGCGATGTACCGTCTGGCACGGACTCCCGGCGAACTCGGCACCTACCTGGCGCTCACCGGAAACACCATAGACGGGTCCGACGCCGTCTACTGCGGGCTCGCCGATGTCGTCGTCTCCCACACCGATATCGACGACATCCGCGACCAATTGGCGGCCGGTACGGATCCCGACAACCTCAACCTCACACCGCTGACTCTCGGTTCCTCGCTTGCCGACAAACGCGACTGGATCGACGCGTGTTTCACCGGCGACGATCCGGTCGCCATCATCGACGCCCTTCGCCACGACACACGTGAAGAAGCTCGTGACACCGCCGACCTCCTCGAGGCGCGCTCGCCGTTGTCGGTGGCCGTCGCTCTCGAAGCAATTCGGCGAGCCGCCAACCTCACATTGGCGGAAGTGCTCGACCAGGACACAATGTTGGCGCGTAACTCCGTAGGAAACCCCGACTTCGTCGAAGGCGTTCGTGCTCTGCTCATCGATCGCGACAATGACCCCAAGTGGCAGCACGACTCGATCAACGACGTCACCTATGACGACGTCAAACGCATGTTCGTATCCGGATAA
- a CDS encoding DUF3817 domain-containing protein produces the protein MIPRDLKVFQAAAIAEAVSWAGLLAGMFVKYLGSGNEIGVQIFGPVHGVLFMVYVASVLVVCRNHFPSVKELAIGLACSIPPFFTLYFDRRVMRRWKSEPQEAKVS, from the coding sequence GTGATTCCGCGAGATTTGAAAGTATTTCAAGCAGCTGCGATAGCCGAAGCCGTGTCGTGGGCGGGGCTTTTGGCCGGTATGTTCGTCAAGTATCTCGGCTCGGGCAACGAGATCGGAGTGCAGATCTTCGGGCCAGTTCACGGGGTGCTGTTCATGGTGTACGTGGCCTCGGTCCTGGTGGTCTGCCGTAACCATTTCCCCTCGGTGAAGGAGTTGGCCATCGGCCTGGCCTGTTCCATTCCGCCCTTCTTCACCTTGTACTTCGACCGTCGAGTGATGCGTCGTTGGAAGTCGGAGCCTCAGGAGGCAAAGGTCTCCTAG
- a CDS encoding RibD family protein — translation MPRPFVILSAAMSLDGYLDDASDRRLLLSDAADFDRVDRLRATVDAILVGAETIRQDDPRLMVRSPERQQLRQLSGKSPNPVKVTVTRNGLDPHARFFALGESDKIVFTEADSFQRVDSRLGEVATVVNSGKRVDAEAICAYLDDHGVSRLLVEGGSGIHTEFLTAGLVDEMHVAVAPFFVGDSRAPRLVRDGRFAFGPDRPLEIVESRQVGSVALIRMVAPQ, via the coding sequence ATGCCACGTCCGTTTGTGATTCTGTCGGCGGCCATGTCTTTGGACGGTTATCTGGACGATGCTTCTGACCGTCGTCTCCTCCTGTCCGACGCCGCCGACTTTGATCGGGTGGACCGCCTCCGGGCAACCGTCGACGCGATATTGGTGGGGGCGGAGACGATTCGTCAGGATGATCCGCGCTTGATGGTGCGATCTCCGGAACGGCAACAATTGCGGCAGTTGTCGGGTAAAAGTCCGAATCCCGTTAAGGTCACCGTGACCAGAAACGGCTTGGATCCCCATGCCCGTTTTTTCGCCTTGGGCGAGAGCGACAAAATCGTCTTCACCGAGGCCGACTCCTTTCAGCGGGTGGATTCGAGATTGGGGGAGGTCGCGACGGTCGTGAATTCCGGAAAGCGGGTCGACGCCGAAGCGATATGCGCGTACTTGGACGATCATGGTGTATCGCGCCTCTTGGTAGAAGGTGGCAGCGGAATCCACACCGAATTCCTCACGGCCGGTCTGGTCGATGAGATGCATGTGGCGGTGGCCCCCTTCTTTGTGGGTGATTCTCGGGCACCGCGTTTGGTGCGAGACGGTCGGTTCGCTTTCGGGCCGGATCGGCCCCTGGAAATAGTGGAGTCTCGGCAGGTGGGGTCGGTGGCGTTGATTCGTATGGTCGCTCCCCAGTGA
- a CDS encoding transposase, whose protein sequence is MQMFFYQNGRLSSDWNVDGTSIRAHHHAAGAHHVAVEGEPGDHGIGRSRGGLTTKIHAVTDTNQNVLSLTISPGQAHDSLFLCPC, encoded by the coding sequence ATGCAGATGTTTTTCTATCAGAATGGTCGCCTCAGCAGTGATTGGAATGTTGATGGCACCTCGATTCGGGCGCATCACCATGCGGCAGGCGCCCACCATGTAGCAGTGGAGGGCGAACCAGGCGACCACGGTATCGGTCGATCTCGTGGTGGCCTGACCACCAAGATCCACGCGGTGACCGACACGAACCAAAATGTCCTGTCGTTGACTATCTCTCCCGGTCAAGCACACGATTCGCTGTTTTTGTGCCCTTGCTGA
- a CDS encoding transposase, with protein MLTPTGSGDPVTRDRRALLNGIAYRVKSGGPWHYIPAIYGPWQTIY; from the coding sequence CTGCTAACGCCTACGGGTAGCGGTGATCCGGTCACGCGTGATCGCCGAGCACTGTTGAACGGTATCGCTTACCGAGTGAAAAGTGGCGGTCCCTGGCACTACATACCAGCGATCTATGGCCCATGGCAGACCATCTATTGA
- a CDS encoding LuxR C-terminal-related transcriptional regulator: MKICICPDHRKCLRIRRYCVSHDEEVLLWKLANGKTTEDISDSLGLSMRTVHRRIRSLCQRARCCNKFQLVFKYGMAVAEARHNAALRSMHKAQCLSIHTKAGTGRNERTCPSSCPLPA, translated from the coding sequence ATGAAGATCTGCATTTGCCCTGACCACAGAAAATGCCTTCGCATCAGACGCTATTGCGTATCACATGACGAGGAAGTCCTACTGTGGAAGCTTGCCAATGGGAAAACCACGGAGGACATATCCGATTCCCTGGGCCTGAGCATGCGAACGGTTCATCGCCGCATACGCTCGCTCTGCCAGAGAGCAAGATGTTGCAATAAGTTTCAATTGGTTTTCAAGTATGGAATGGCGGTGGCAGAAGCAAGACATAATGCCGCGCTACGGTCCATGCATAAAGCACAGTGCTTATCAATCCATACGAAAGCCGGTACGGGCCGAAATGAACGGACTTGCCCGTCCTCGTGTCCCCTACCGGCATAA
- a CDS encoding organic hydroperoxide resistance protein, whose amino-acid sequence MNVVYETTSTATGGGRDGRVTTDQGLELDLAVPKEMGGSGGATNPEQLFASGFAACFHSALQLVARTTKTDLGESAVNATVGIGKQGQGFGLTVALEVSASQVDKAALEDLAAKAHEVCPYSNATRGNIDVTVSVA is encoded by the coding sequence ATGAACGTTGTATACGAAACCACCTCCACCGCAACCGGAGGAGGACGGGACGGCCGTGTCACCACCGATCAGGGATTGGAATTGGACCTAGCCGTCCCGAAGGAGATGGGTGGCAGCGGCGGCGCAACGAACCCCGAACAGCTCTTTGCTTCCGGCTTTGCGGCCTGCTTTCACAGCGCCCTGCAACTCGTAGCGCGCACGACCAAGACCGACCTCGGGGAGTCGGCGGTCAACGCGACTGTAGGTATCGGGAAGCAGGGACAGGGATTCGGCCTAACCGTAGCCCTGGAGGTGTCGGCTTCCCAGGTTGACAAAGCAGCTCTGGAGGATCTCGCCGCCAAAGCGCACGAGGTATGCCCCTACAGCAATGCGACCCGAGGAAACATCGACGTCACTGTTTCGGTGGCGTAA
- a CDS encoding MarR family winged helix-turn-helix transcriptional regulator yields MDDNLLLRDQVCFALYSASRAVTSTYRPLLDKHGLTYPQYLVLLALWETDGRTVTDLGSALRLDSGTLSPLLKRLEAIDLIEKRRAAADERRVAVHLTSKGSDLREEMRCIPSQVAGASGLSTRELTDLKNVLNQITEEINRTEKETS; encoded by the coding sequence ATGGATGACAACCTACTCCTTCGCGACCAGGTCTGTTTCGCGCTGTACTCGGCGTCTCGGGCCGTGACCTCGACCTACCGCCCATTGCTGGACAAGCACGGCTTGACCTACCCCCAGTACTTGGTCCTGCTGGCGTTGTGGGAAACCGACGGGCGCACCGTCACCGACCTCGGCTCCGCCTTGCGGCTCGATTCGGGCACGTTGTCACCGCTCCTCAAACGGCTGGAAGCGATCGACTTGATCGAAAAGCGCCGGGCCGCAGCGGACGAGCGGAGGGTGGCCGTACATCTCACCTCGAAAGGAAGCGACCTGCGCGAGGAAATGCGTTGCATCCCCAGTCAAGTCGCGGGGGCCTCCGGTCTCTCGACCCGAGAGCTCACCGACTTGAAGAACGTCCTCAATCAGATCACTGAGGAAATCAACCGCACAGAAAAGGAAACCTCATGA
- a CDS encoding ABC transporter permease encodes MTLTWVSLLEEAVKSVTARPSRTILTALGAVLGVGTLIAVSGISSTAGAQILSRLDGLSVNQVTATAADGISSSKEAMDWEAEENLTVLNGVKAAGARTEIGTNFDISAIEITDPVAATEAPPTLVAGSPGLAAAVDAVMGQGRWFDVGHSERADRVAVLGSSTAGALNIADISIQSVVFIEGTPYSVVGIVSSAPAQPDLLESVIIPGKTAAANFGAKHPSRIQIATDSGASEVVAEQTPLALSPNDPALIQAEYTPPPQGVRQAVDSDTQLLFLVLGGVSLLAGAVGIMNTTLVSVLERRGEIGLRRAVGAARRHIAVQFLMESGMVGLLGGLFGMAGGVLTIVTVSALNEWTPVAPWWLPLSGVVLGIGTGLLAGIMPAWRAARTEPAVALRDA; translated from the coding sequence ATGACGTTGACATGGGTTTCTCTTCTCGAGGAAGCGGTGAAGTCGGTGACGGCGCGTCCGAGTCGGACCATCTTGACCGCTTTGGGTGCCGTACTTGGCGTTGGCACCCTCATCGCGGTGTCTGGGATTTCCTCCACCGCCGGGGCACAGATCCTTTCCCGCCTCGATGGTCTGTCCGTCAATCAGGTGACGGCCACCGCAGCGGACGGGATTTCCAGCTCGAAGGAGGCGATGGATTGGGAAGCGGAGGAAAACCTCACTGTGCTCAACGGAGTGAAGGCTGCTGGGGCGCGTACTGAAATCGGCACTAACTTTGACATTTCCGCTATTGAGATCACCGATCCCGTTGCGGCGACTGAGGCTCCTCCGACCTTGGTGGCCGGTTCCCCAGGACTGGCCGCGGCGGTCGATGCCGTTATGGGGCAGGGTAGGTGGTTCGATGTAGGGCACAGCGAGCGCGCCGACCGCGTGGCGGTGTTGGGATCTTCCACCGCGGGTGCGTTGAATATCGCTGATATCTCGATTCAATCGGTGGTGTTTATTGAGGGGACACCGTATTCCGTGGTGGGTATCGTATCGTCGGCGCCCGCGCAACCGGACTTGCTGGAATCGGTGATCATTCCCGGGAAAACCGCCGCCGCGAATTTCGGTGCCAAGCACCCGAGCCGAATCCAGATCGCTACGGATTCGGGTGCTTCGGAGGTGGTCGCCGAACAGACGCCTCTCGCGCTGAGCCCGAATGATCCTGCCTTGATCCAAGCGGAATACACTCCTCCGCCTCAGGGGGTTCGTCAGGCGGTCGATTCCGATACTCAGTTGTTGTTCTTGGTATTGGGTGGAGTGTCTCTGCTGGCTGGAGCGGTCGGGATTATGAATACCACTTTGGTGTCGGTTTTGGAGCGGAGAGGAGAGATCGGTCTGCGGCGTGCGGTTGGCGCGGCCCGTCGGCATATTGCCGTTCAGTTTCTTATGGAATCGGGCATGGTTGGTCTGCTGGGCGGCTTGTTCGGGATGGCGGGTGGTGTTCTGACGATCGTTACGGTATCGGCGTTGAACGAGTGGACGCCGGTTGCTCCTTGGTGGTTGCCGTTGAGCGGTGTGGTGCTGGGAATCGGGACCGGTCTGTTGGCGGGAATCATGCCTGCTTGGCGTGCGGCTCGTACTGAGCCTGCGGTTGCTTTGCGGGACGCGTGA
- a CDS encoding peptidoglycan-binding protein: MAGTRTKSLAIITGASVIASGMGWAGATLIADPGDAKRDDFERSTVTAPVESVVLESAVTTRGDVVQAQAVELNLSPSSESTMEGTPVITGPPPEVGDTLEEGDIVAEVSGRPILLIEGAVPTYRSLEPGMDGDDVAQLEAALEALGHSPGTIDGHYDTGTESAVAELYEHLGYAPVSSADDRRGELDAAEEKVSSAEDELASAKGLLEEAQEPPSDLEVKQAEVEVSRAERALEDAQESGDADAVDQARNDLEIAELALEELTGEPDTQELQDQVDDARETLQDSQSELSELRSETGIVVPRGEIVSIANLPRVVAEVSARIGGTPEPGAVVLEGTSALVESHVTAGEADLLSEGDEAELLDSTNGAQLQGRVSAIEPLADAPDSMEVTVEPSTAFGDDTSANVRVRIPVGSTDGEVLAVPISAVYTSGDGDTKVRVIAGSGDGARDVTVELGLSSEGMVEVSAGDGSLTVDDRVAVSQA; encoded by the coding sequence ATGGCAGGGACACGAACTAAATCGCTGGCGATTATCACCGGAGCGTCCGTCATCGCTTCCGGAATGGGTTGGGCGGGTGCCACCTTGATCGCCGATCCGGGCGACGCGAAGCGCGACGATTTCGAACGTTCCACGGTGACGGCACCCGTCGAATCGGTCGTCCTCGAATCCGCGGTGACGACTCGGGGAGACGTCGTTCAAGCGCAGGCGGTGGAGCTGAATCTGAGCCCTTCCTCCGAATCGACGATGGAAGGGACACCGGTCATTACCGGTCCTCCCCCCGAAGTCGGTGACACCCTTGAAGAGGGCGACATTGTCGCGGAGGTGTCCGGTCGTCCTATTCTTCTCATCGAAGGAGCGGTGCCGACCTACCGAAGCCTCGAGCCGGGAATGGACGGTGACGATGTGGCGCAACTGGAGGCCGCCTTGGAAGCACTGGGACATTCCCCTGGAACAATAGACGGCCATTACGATACGGGTACCGAATCGGCCGTAGCCGAGCTATATGAACATCTAGGGTACGCACCGGTTTCCTCCGCCGACGATCGGCGCGGCGAGCTTGATGCCGCCGAAGAAAAGGTTTCCTCCGCCGAGGACGAATTGGCAAGCGCTAAGGGGCTCTTGGAGGAAGCACAGGAGCCGCCGTCGGATCTGGAAGTCAAACAGGCTGAGGTCGAGGTGTCTCGTGCGGAGCGGGCCTTGGAGGACGCGCAGGAAAGCGGCGATGCGGATGCGGTGGATCAGGCGCGTAACGACCTGGAAATCGCCGAACTCGCTTTGGAAGAGCTGACCGGCGAACCCGACACTCAGGAACTCCAGGATCAGGTCGACGATGCCCGTGAAACTCTCCAGGACTCTCAGTCCGAACTTTCCGAATTGCGGTCGGAGACCGGAATCGTCGTTCCGCGAGGTGAAATCGTCAGCATTGCCAATCTTCCAAGAGTCGTGGCGGAGGTGTCCGCGCGGATTGGAGGGACACCCGAACCGGGAGCTGTTGTATTGGAGGGCACTTCGGCACTGGTGGAGAGCCACGTGACGGCTGGCGAAGCGGACCTCCTCAGCGAAGGCGATGAAGCTGAACTGCTGGATTCGACCAATGGGGCACAGCTACAAGGTCGGGTCTCGGCGATTGAACCACTTGCCGACGCTCCCGACTCGATGGAGGTAACCGTTGAACCTTCCACCGCCTTCGGTGATGATACGAGTGCCAATGTGCGAGTGCGGATCCCAGTGGGAAGCACGGATGGGGAGGTGCTGGCGGTTCCGATTTCCGCCGTGTACACCAGTGGGGACGGTGACACCAAAGTGCGGGTCATTGCCGGATCGGGTGATGGCGCGCGTGATGTCACGGTTGAGCTCGGCCTGTCCAGCGAAGGGATGGTCGAGGTGAGCGCCGGTGATGGTTCGTTGACTGTTGATGATCGGGTCGCGGTGTCACAGGCATGA
- a CDS encoding MFS transporter, protein MFVIVLCGTIIGMTLLGRLTPSLEWFVIFYLLAAFAGSIIAVLLSTMTTKYLPADVLGRAEGILDVMTGIPRIVGPLAIPLLADAYGPEAVLIAMAASVVVSILFLCSQRRTLASPG, encoded by the coding sequence ATATTCGTCATCGTTCTCTGCGGGACGATAATAGGTATGACACTGCTCGGTCGCCTCACTCCGTCCCTGGAGTGGTTTGTCATCTTCTACCTGCTTGCGGCATTTGCCGGTTCCATCATAGCCGTACTGCTGAGCACCATGACTACCAAATACCTTCCGGCGGACGTCCTGGGCAGAGCCGAGGGCATTCTGGACGTGATGACCGGGATTCCCCGCATTGTCGGACCGCTCGCCATCCCGCTGCTGGCAGACGCTTACGGCCCGGAAGCCGTATTGATCGCAATGGCCGCTTCGGTCGTCGTCTCAATTCTTTTCCTGTGTTCGCAGCGTCGAACATTGGCCTCTCCCGGGTAG
- a CDS encoding erythromycin esterase family protein — MSATHTWINAHTHPLGDLSPIMAAARESEIVGVGETTRESAEIDAYRTRLVRELVEHAGYRVVVIPDSANVADKMDEYVSGKRLDLRDIVLSGWLPNRTRETENLIRWIRTFNESNPDVPVRIVGNAPRQVEPRDYDDLLHLVADIDTETASEVDRLYATIRTAHEINEHIQIHEGIHPGRPFSEIAQEALDTIQQLDNAPGLREAVAKATDILDYHGQSVAGGIDLVDMGRRIADRVVGALEEFGEKVVYFDGFAMTGSVPDLEAAVQPGTKFPTAGQVLRDRLGERYLSVLFAFGGGAIRDGMEVPPARLGSLERDLLDSGVDEVLLDVRDGAGGTWPDQETKVRIIAGIYDPDEDERHYSDLHSVREAVDFIGFVKGVSDTESLNPR; from the coding sequence ATGAGTGCAACGCACACGTGGATCAACGCTCACACTCACCCCTTGGGAGACCTCAGCCCGATCATGGCCGCGGCACGGGAGTCCGAGATAGTCGGAGTAGGGGAAACGACCCGCGAATCCGCCGAGATCGATGCGTACCGGACGCGCCTGGTGCGGGAACTTGTAGAGCACGCGGGTTACCGGGTCGTCGTCATACCCGACAGTGCGAATGTGGCCGACAAGATGGACGAGTACGTGAGCGGAAAACGCCTGGATCTGCGGGACATCGTCCTATCGGGCTGGTTGCCCAACCGAACGCGAGAGACGGAGAATCTGATCCGTTGGATTCGCACGTTCAATGAGTCGAACCCCGACGTTCCCGTGCGTATTGTCGGCAACGCACCGCGGCAGGTGGAACCTCGCGACTACGACGACCTTCTCCACCTGGTGGCCGACATCGACACAGAGACGGCATCGGAAGTGGATCGGCTGTACGCCACGATTCGGACCGCGCATGAGATCAACGAACACATTCAGATTCACGAGGGAATACACCCGGGCCGACCGTTCTCCGAAATCGCTCAGGAAGCCCTGGATACCATCCAGCAGTTGGACAACGCTCCGGGGCTGCGGGAGGCCGTCGCCAAAGCCACCGACATCCTGGACTATCACGGTCAATCCGTTGCCGGTGGAATCGACCTGGTCGACATGGGTCGGCGGATCGCCGATCGAGTCGTGGGCGCTCTGGAGGAATTCGGGGAGAAGGTGGTCTATTTCGACGGATTCGCGATGACCGGATCGGTACCCGACCTAGAGGCGGCGGTCCAACCGGGTACGAAATTTCCCACCGCCGGTCAGGTACTACGTGATCGCTTGGGAGAGCGGTACCTGTCGGTACTTTTCGCCTTTGGCGGGGGAGCGATCCGTGACGGTATGGAGGTACCGCCGGCGCGCTTGGGTAGTCTGGAACGAGATCTGCTGGACAGCGGTGTCGATGAGGTACTACTCGACGTCCGAGACGGCGCAGGCGGCACCTGGCCGGACCAGGAAACCAAAGTACGAATCATCGCCGGGATCTACGATCCGGATGAAGACGAACGGCATTACTCCGACCTCCATTCGGTACGCGAGGCGGTGGACTTTATCGGCTTCGTGAAGGGGGTCAGTGATACCGAGTCGCTAAACCCACGGTGA
- a CDS encoding ComEA family DNA-binding protein — translation MASSTPAPDPGDEPSRMPWLAFWTFGLATPFIFIQVAHRKPTQQNKTALAVYMGSLVATVCTLGIAGILVPLVLWGVGTVHLFAIRDDVWPRGNHRRSNPLADFDPTKLFSRLSATPTPIDHVAQAKQERNAARETVADDPMLAKKLGIGRPDLNDRAVEDGGLVDLNHAPAEALMTLPGINKQVSHDIVDYRERHGSIADFGELVFAVNVNPKFESQLKEYAIFIP, via the coding sequence ATGGCCTCAAGCACCCCCGCGCCCGACCCAGGCGATGAACCCTCTCGCATGCCCTGGCTGGCGTTCTGGACCTTCGGCCTCGCCACACCGTTTATCTTCATCCAGGTTGCTCATCGCAAACCCACGCAGCAAAACAAAACCGCGCTCGCGGTCTACATGGGTTCCTTGGTGGCCACCGTCTGCACCTTGGGGATCGCCGGAATCCTCGTGCCGCTCGTGTTGTGGGGCGTCGGCACCGTCCATCTGTTCGCAATACGAGACGACGTCTGGCCGCGCGGGAACCACCGCCGCAGCAACCCTCTCGCCGACTTCGACCCCACCAAGCTCTTTTCGCGCTTGAGCGCGACGCCGACACCCATCGACCATGTGGCTCAAGCGAAGCAGGAAAGGAACGCGGCGAGGGAGACTGTGGCGGACGATCCCATGCTGGCCAAGAAACTCGGGATCGGTCGGCCGGACCTCAACGACCGCGCGGTTGAAGACGGCGGACTCGTCGACCTCAATCACGCCCCCGCTGAAGCTCTGATGACTTTGCCCGGCATCAATAAACAGGTCTCCCACGACATCGTCGACTACCGCGAGCGCCACGGATCGATCGCCGATTTCGGGGAACTAGTCTTCGCCGTCAATGTCAACCCGAAGTTCGAATCCCAGCTCAAAGAGTATGCGATCTTCATTCCTTAA